TACATCCGTGGCCACTGGCTGCGCATGCCGCCGCACCTGCTCTTCGTCCACCTGGCGCGCAAGGCCTGGAAGGGGCCGACCACGGTGTCGGCCTCGGTGCTGCAGAAAGAACCGCGCTGAGTGGTCCTCGCGCCCGGCGTCCGCGCATGCGGCCGCGCCCGGGGCTGTCAGCGCCCGTGCGGCGCCATCCTTTATGCTTCCCAGCCTATGACTCGACCCAAACCTTTCGCCATGATCCGCGAGTTCCATCTCGCCGACTGGTTCACCCTGGCCAATGCCTTCGCCGGCATGGGCGCGCTGTTCGCGGTGATGAGCTATTTGCAGACCGGCGCGGTCGTGCACATCTTCTATGCCTGCGCCCTGATCCCGGTCGCCCTGGTGTTTGATGTGCTGGACGGCCGCGTGGCGCGCTGGCGCCAGCAGACCTCGGCCATGGGCCGCGAGCTGGATTCGCTGGCCGACATCATCTCTTTCGGCGTGGCTCCCGCCGCCATCGCCTATGGCTGCGGCATGCAAGGCCTGTACGACCGCATCGTGCTGGTGTTTTTCGTCGCCTGCGGCGTCTCGCGCCTGGCGCGCTTCAACATCACGGCCGAGGCGCTCAGCGAAGGCGGCGACAAGGTCAAGTACTTTGAAGGCACGCCCATCCCGACTTCGCTGGTGCTGGTGATGGTGCTGGCCGCCGCCGCTGCGCAAGGCGCCATCGGTGAGCAGCTCTGGCTGGGTCGCCTGGAGTTGGGCGGCTTCTACCTGCACCCGCTGGTGTTGATCTATGCCGTGTCGGGCTCGCTGATGGTGAGCCGCATCCGCATTCCCAAGCTCTGAGCCGGCGCTCAGGCCGTGCTGGCTTGGGGTTTGATACGCAGCGCGAGGATCACGCCGGCGATCAGCAAGGCGATGCCGCCCGCCGTCCAGCCCGAGGGCCAGCGCCCGGCCAGGGCAAAGGCGTAAGCCAGGGCGGCCAGGGTTTCAAAAACGATCAGCTGCCCGACCAGGCTGGTCGGCAGGCGTTGGCTGGCCTCGTTCCAGCACAGGGTGCCGATCCACGATGAGAACAGGCCGATGGCCGCCATCAATGCCAGGTAGGCTGCGGGGCGGGGGCCCAGGGGGAGTTCGAATCCTGCTGGCAGCAGGCCCCAGTCCGTGGCTGGCAGGCCCATCAGCAGGGCGAAACACAGCAAAGCCATGGGCAGGGTGACCAAGCCCTGGGCCGTGGCCCAGACCCGCGGGCTGCGTTCCTGATGGGCGCGCAGCCAATCGGCATTGCGGATCGGGTACCAGGTCCAGCAGGCCACGGCCAGCACCGCCAGGACAGCACCCTCGCCATAAGCGCGCAAAGCCTCCGTGCCGGCATCCAGTTGCGCAGTCAAGCGCTGCAGCTCGGCGTGGTTGACGCAGGCAATGCCGGCGGCGATCAGGGCCAGGGCCGGGCTCAGTTGCAGCCAGGGCAGGCGACCATCGCGCCGGTGGTCGCGCAGATTGGAGCTGATGGCAATCACCACCGGCAGCGTGCCGATGATGACCGTGGGCAGGGCCGCACCCGCGCGTTGGATGGCGCCGGCCAGGCAGAGGTAGTAGAGAAAATTGCCAATGGCGCTGAGCTTGCAGGCTTCCAGCCAGTCGCTGCCAGCCAAGCCCTTCAGGCTGCGCCGGTCGGCCAGGGCCAGCGGCAAGGCGATCAGCCCGAAGGCCAGATAGCGGCCCGCCACCAGAAGGGCGGGCGGGTAGTCCGCCATCAGCAGCGGCGCCACAAAGACCAGGCCCCACATCAGGCCGGCGCCCAGGGCAAACATCAATCCTGTCCACATATCAGCTGGGGGTTGGATTCGCGCGCAGGCGCGTGGAAAAAAGAAAAGACCGGGGTCCCCGTGGGACACCCGGTCTGTTCGGTGTGTGCTGGCTGGCTCGGCAGAAATTCTTGGAGCGCTCTGTCAAGGTGCTTGGCTGCACTCGCTTGTGGCCGGGCTGGCTGGCTGGGAGCTCGGTTCGACCAGTGGCTCCACCCTC
This region of Paucibacter aquatile genomic DNA includes:
- the pssA gene encoding CDP-diacylglycerol--serine O-phosphatidyltransferase, translated to MTRPKPFAMIREFHLADWFTLANAFAGMGALFAVMSYLQTGAVVHIFYACALIPVALVFDVLDGRVARWRQQTSAMGRELDSLADIISFGVAPAAIAYGCGMQGLYDRIVLVFFVACGVSRLARFNITAEALSEGGDKVKYFEGTPIPTSLVLVMVLAAAAAQGAIGEQLWLGRLELGGFYLHPLVLIYAVSGSLMVSRIRIPKL
- a CDS encoding DMT family transporter, producing the protein MWTGLMFALGAGLMWGLVFVAPLLMADYPPALLVAGRYLAFGLIALPLALADRRSLKGLAGSDWLEACKLSAIGNFLYYLCLAGAIQRAGAALPTVIIGTLPVVIAISSNLRDHRRDGRLPWLQLSPALALIAAGIACVNHAELQRLTAQLDAGTEALRAYGEGAVLAVLAVACWTWYPIRNADWLRAHQERSPRVWATAQGLVTLPMALLCFALLMGLPATDWGLLPAGFELPLGPRPAAYLALMAAIGLFSSWIGTLCWNEASQRLPTSLVGQLIVFETLAALAYAFALAGRWPSGWTAGGIALLIAGVILALRIKPQASTA